In Banduia mediterranea, a single genomic region encodes these proteins:
- the recJ gene encoding single-stranded-DNA-specific exonuclease RecJ: protein MSLARVRRRELGPLEGLPAELNPVLRRVYSARGIIDAGSLSLKLQDLLPPTGLQGLERAAELLAEAVLRGRRIVICGDYDADGATSSALAISALRAFSHSNVDYVVPDRFLMGYGLSPALVEVARERGAELLLTVDNGISSLAGVAAARAAGLQVVVTDHHLAGEALPEADAIVNPNQPGDSFASKHLAGVGVIFYVMAALRQRLRSLDWFAERPEPAMADYLDLVALGTVADVVRLDRNNRVLVAGGLARIRAGRARPGITALLEVAGRDPAGTRSTDLGFVVGPRLNAAGRLEDMRQGIALLLETDAARARARAARLDALNRERRSIERQMVEDAELMLAETDSEAVGVCVFDAGWHEGVVGLVASRVKERLHRPVIAFAPAQEDGWLKGSARSIPGLHLRDALAAVDARHPGLIARFGGHAMAAGLSLRVDDLPDFSAAFDAICRQWIDQAALLRLIETDGELDARELGLETAAALEHAGPWGQGFPEPCFDGCFVVEELRVVGEHHAKYRLRPRDGSSLKAIHFNGAETAAAVGDSVELVYKLVVNRWRGDSSAELMIEQLRVVAGSDAG from the coding sequence GTGAGCCTGGCCCGTGTCCGCCGGCGCGAACTCGGTCCACTCGAAGGACTGCCGGCAGAACTGAATCCGGTGCTGCGACGCGTGTACTCGGCGCGCGGCATCATCGACGCTGGCAGCCTGTCGCTGAAGCTTCAGGACCTGTTGCCGCCCACCGGCCTGCAGGGTCTGGAACGGGCGGCCGAACTGCTCGCCGAGGCCGTGCTGCGCGGCCGACGCATCGTGATCTGCGGCGACTATGACGCCGACGGCGCGACCAGCAGCGCCCTGGCCATCAGTGCCTTGCGTGCCTTCAGCCATAGCAATGTCGACTACGTGGTGCCGGACCGTTTCCTGATGGGCTACGGCCTGTCTCCGGCGCTGGTGGAAGTCGCGCGCGAACGTGGTGCCGAACTGCTGCTGACGGTCGACAACGGCATTTCCAGTCTCGCCGGCGTGGCGGCGGCGCGCGCGGCCGGGCTGCAGGTGGTGGTCACCGACCATCATCTGGCCGGCGAGGCGCTGCCCGAAGCCGATGCCATCGTCAATCCGAACCAGCCCGGAGACAGCTTCGCCAGCAAGCACCTGGCCGGCGTCGGTGTGATTTTCTATGTCATGGCGGCGCTGCGGCAGCGTCTGCGCAGCCTGGACTGGTTCGCCGAGCGGCCCGAACCGGCGATGGCCGATTATCTGGACCTGGTCGCGCTCGGAACCGTGGCGGACGTGGTGCGCCTGGACCGCAACAACCGCGTGCTGGTGGCCGGCGGTCTGGCGCGGATTCGCGCCGGCCGTGCACGGCCCGGCATTACCGCTTTGCTCGAAGTCGCCGGGCGCGATCCGGCGGGCACGCGGTCCACCGATCTGGGTTTCGTTGTTGGCCCGCGGCTCAATGCCGCGGGTCGTCTGGAAGACATGAGGCAGGGCATCGCCCTGCTGCTGGAGACCGATGCGGCGCGAGCGCGCGCGCGCGCAGCGCGGCTCGACGCGCTCAACCGCGAGCGCCGCTCGATCGAGCGGCAGATGGTCGAGGACGCCGAGCTGATGCTGGCCGAGACCGACAGCGAGGCGGTCGGTGTCTGTGTGTTCGATGCCGGCTGGCATGAAGGCGTGGTCGGTCTGGTGGCCTCGCGCGTCAAGGAACGTCTGCACCGGCCGGTGATCGCGTTTGCGCCGGCGCAGGAGGACGGCTGGCTCAAGGGCTCGGCGCGCTCGATTCCGGGCTTGCACCTGCGAGACGCGCTGGCTGCGGTCGATGCCCGGCACCCCGGCCTGATCGCGCGCTTCGGCGGCCATGCGATGGCCGCGGGTCTGAGTCTGCGGGTGGACGATCTGCCGGATTTTTCCGCGGCCTTCGACGCGATCTGTCGTCAATGGATCGATCAGGCGGCTTTGCTGCGGTTGATCGAAACCGACGGAGAACTCGATGCGCGCGAACTGGGTCTGGAAACCGCAGCGGCGCTGGAACACGCCGGTCCCTGGGGCCAGGGCTTTCCGGAACCGTGTTTCGACGGTTGCTTCGTCGTCGAGGAACTGCGTGTGGTGGGTGAGCATCACGCCAAGTACCGGCTGCGGCCGAGGGACGGTTCCAGCCTGAAGGCGATCCATTTCAACGGCGCCGAAACGGCGGCCGCGGTCGGCGATTCGGTGGAGCTGGTCTACAAGCTGGTGGTCAACCGCTGGCGCGGCGACAGCAGCGCCGAGTTGATGATCGAACAGCTGCGTGTGGTCGCCGGTTCAGACGCTGGGTGA
- a CDS encoding aminotransferase class V-fold PLP-dependent enzyme, which yields MNKASPDLAQAARQADHGLDLAAIRAQFPILSEVIHGKRLAYLDNGATTQKPEAVLRAMDRYYRTSNSNVHRAVHELASRATSQYEGARDRIAAFFGTAREQLVFTRGTTEAINLVARSFLQPRLRAGDEILLTGMEHHSNIVPWQLVAAATGARVVAADVLDDGRLDLDDWRAKLGPKTRMIAMVHVSNTLGTVNPVEIVIEAAHAAGVPVLIDGAQAIAHLPVDFEALGADFYCVSAHKAFGPTGFGTLLARREHLEAMPPWHGGGDMIETVSFEGSTWNEIPYKFEAGTPDMAGAIGFATALDWIADIGLAEIAAHEHRLVLSAHDRLAAIPGLRIIGEAPGKAGIISFTMDCAHASDIGSILDMEGVAVRTGHHCTMPLMARFGVPATARASLAVYNDDEDIEQLATALHKVASLFV from the coding sequence GTGAACAAGGCAAGCCCCGACCTCGCCCAGGCCGCACGACAGGCCGATCATGGCTTGGACCTTGCGGCAATCCGCGCCCAGTTCCCGATCCTGTCGGAAGTGATCCACGGCAAGCGTCTCGCCTATCTCGACAACGGCGCCACCACGCAGAAGCCCGAAGCCGTACTGCGGGCGATGGACCGCTACTACCGAACCAGCAACAGCAACGTGCACCGCGCCGTCCACGAACTGGCCTCGCGTGCCACCAGCCAGTACGAAGGCGCACGCGACCGCATCGCCGCCTTCTTCGGCACCGCGCGCGAGCAGCTCGTGTTCACGCGCGGCACCACCGAGGCCATCAATCTGGTGGCCCGCAGCTTTTTGCAGCCGCGTTTGCGAGCTGGCGACGAAATCCTGCTCACCGGTATGGAGCACCACAGCAACATCGTGCCGTGGCAACTCGTAGCCGCAGCCACTGGCGCCCGCGTCGTTGCCGCCGATGTGCTGGATGACGGACGCCTGGACCTCGACGACTGGCGTGCGAAGCTCGGTCCCAAGACACGCATGATCGCGATGGTGCATGTGTCCAACACGCTCGGCACCGTCAATCCAGTCGAAATCGTGATCGAAGCTGCGCACGCGGCGGGCGTGCCGGTACTGATCGACGGTGCCCAGGCAATCGCGCATCTGCCGGTGGACTTCGAGGCGCTGGGTGCGGATTTCTACTGCGTATCCGCGCACAAGGCCTTCGGCCCCACCGGCTTCGGCACGCTGCTGGCCAGGCGCGAGCATCTCGAAGCGATGCCCCCCTGGCATGGCGGCGGGGACATGATCGAAACCGTCAGCTTCGAAGGCAGCACCTGGAACGAGATTCCCTACAAGTTCGAGGCCGGCACGCCGGACATGGCCGGCGCCATCGGTTTCGCCACCGCGCTGGACTGGATCGCCGACATCGGTCTGGCGGAGATCGCCGCCCACGAACACCGCTTGGTCCTGTCGGCCCACGACCGCCTGGCCGCGATTCCGGGACTGCGCATCATCGGAGAAGCCCCCGGCAAGGCCGGCATCATCTCGTTCACGATGGACTGCGCGCACGCCTCCGACATCGGCAGCATTCTCGACATGGAAGGCGTCGCCGTGCGCACCGGCCATCACTGCACAATGCCGTTGATGGCACGCTTCGGCGTACCGGCGACGGCACGCGCCTCGCTGGCCGTCTATAACGACGATGAGGACATCGAACAACTCGCCACAGCGCTGCACAAGGTCGCCAGCCTGTTTGTCTGA
- a CDS encoding EAL domain-containing protein, whose amino-acid sequence MRLALLFTVIFLVLACAAFFANRVLVQSSMFDESFRYQTETARRQAVEIQQMLLGARALAVSFAGISRERDALQPVLGSIAQQAEADWILAAGIWPLPIRDDVNQARQSAYWIRRNGAFERLDDYNNTRSVPYWHEKWFTPARYAKPGHCYWTPAYRDPLLQREIVTCATPIQRDGQFAGVATVSLDRARIAAGLGSRTQNDSGYGILLDRDNQLLGATEALLASSGNVLPASAADVAKRFPKLAPLALTLHQWNESFLRAVVTSSDYEPSLISALRDGTREMARDEAESALISLWAEPPQSAQVPEFMHLKDDPVLHQPATAVFLELPETHWRLVRVVGSREGFAGARYVVNQSLAVSLAAVALCLLLVFAGLRRFVLDRLSRMASLLDDSVRSGTPGDVLIDDSGRDEIGMLAHWSNERLSQLHDLHEQLSISRNALQAETEARRSAQKQRQESETRLAQVLGAVEDALVVTDVYGCIEDMNLHAQELISIDPHVALGQAFDEVFKFTASEQGEPLGNPAKRTIDSNSDIVCNEPVFLDVRGTAKPFRLNTTALCSRDGVVNGAAVAFRSADGANTGPATHPEPSGDDASRGACDRVLRRLQEQSRLLQRSHSFLYIDIDNLNAINGNAGIDAGSEALAHVWHVLTGQLEHADMAFRLGADQFAVVLENRGVDAAATVAETLRDAVSHAPLRWERRDIRLSVSVGVTPFDGKGSPFQIIKRGEDACHAAKAAGRNCVRIFESFMERGDNSGDDAQWLKRIRHGLDRDMFHLTTQWIQPYSGAAAGRDAFEFLVALEDEEGFWTAASQFLPVAERNNLGREIDQWVIKHAFAMLAQRLPKMPKLEFCSINLSPASLDAPETLDQIIQLLQTYPELSPKRLMFEIREEAVADHPIAAARFCETLRGLGCRIALDQFVGRRGNDLALIRTLPLDYVKLSARQFRKISEDQVERMVAESVLRLARTLDLRTIITGIEDAASLPTWSTLGADYCQGNVIAKATPVVFASPSV is encoded by the coding sequence GTGAGGCTGGCGTTGCTGTTCACCGTGATCTTCCTGGTATTGGCCTGCGCCGCATTTTTTGCCAACCGCGTGCTGGTGCAATCCAGCATGTTCGACGAATCGTTCCGCTACCAGACCGAGACCGCGCGTCGCCAGGCCGTGGAAATCCAGCAGATGCTGCTGGGTGCACGCGCGCTCGCCGTGAGCTTCGCCGGCATTTCCCGAGAGCGCGACGCGCTGCAACCGGTCCTGGGCTCGATAGCCCAGCAAGCCGAGGCCGACTGGATACTCGCCGCCGGGATCTGGCCGCTGCCGATCCGCGACGACGTGAACCAAGCACGGCAGAGCGCCTACTGGATCCGCCGCAACGGCGCCTTCGAACGCCTGGACGATTACAACAACACACGCTCGGTGCCCTATTGGCACGAGAAGTGGTTCACACCGGCGCGCTATGCCAAGCCGGGACATTGCTACTGGACGCCGGCCTATCGCGATCCGCTGCTGCAGCGCGAGATCGTGACCTGCGCCACACCGATCCAGCGCGATGGACAGTTCGCGGGAGTTGCGACGGTCTCGCTGGACCGCGCCCGCATCGCCGCAGGGCTCGGCAGCCGTACGCAAAACGACAGCGGTTATGGAATCCTGCTGGACCGTGATAACCAACTGCTGGGTGCGACCGAAGCCCTGCTGGCGAGTTCCGGCAATGTACTGCCGGCCTCGGCCGCCGACGTAGCCAAGCGCTTTCCGAAGCTGGCGCCGCTGGCACTGACACTGCACCAATGGAACGAGAGCTTTCTGCGGGCCGTGGTCACTTCGAGTGACTACGAACCCTCGCTGATTTCGGCATTACGTGACGGGACGCGTGAAATGGCGCGCGACGAGGCCGAATCGGCGCTGATCAGCCTCTGGGCAGAGCCCCCGCAATCCGCTCAGGTACCCGAGTTTATGCACCTCAAGGACGACCCGGTGCTTCATCAGCCGGCCACCGCGGTGTTTCTCGAACTGCCGGAGACGCATTGGCGGCTGGTGCGTGTCGTCGGCAGCCGCGAAGGTTTCGCCGGTGCGCGCTACGTCGTCAATCAGAGCCTCGCGGTCAGCCTGGCAGCCGTCGCCCTGTGTCTGCTGCTGGTGTTCGCCGGCTTGCGTCGCTTCGTGCTGGACCGACTCAGTCGCATGGCCTCGCTACTCGATGACTCGGTTCGCAGCGGCACTCCGGGCGATGTGCTGATCGACGATTCGGGACGCGACGAAATCGGAATGCTGGCGCATTGGAGCAACGAACGCCTCAGCCAGCTGCACGACCTCCACGAACAGCTCTCGATCAGCCGCAATGCCCTTCAGGCAGAGACCGAAGCGCGCCGCAGCGCTCAAAAGCAGCGGCAGGAAAGCGAGACGCGTCTGGCGCAAGTGCTCGGCGCGGTCGAAGACGCCCTGGTCGTCACCGACGTTTATGGCTGCATCGAGGACATGAATCTGCATGCGCAGGAACTGATCAGCATCGATCCGCACGTCGCGCTGGGTCAGGCCTTCGACGAGGTCTTCAAGTTCACCGCCAGTGAACAGGGTGAGCCGCTCGGCAATCCCGCGAAGCGCACCATCGACTCCAACAGCGACATCGTCTGCAACGAACCGGTTTTCCTCGATGTGCGCGGTACCGCCAAGCCGTTCAGGCTCAACACCACGGCGCTGTGCTCGCGGGACGGCGTCGTCAACGGCGCCGCCGTCGCGTTCCGTAGCGCAGACGGTGCAAACACCGGGCCCGCGACGCACCCCGAACCGAGCGGCGACGACGCCAGCCGTGGCGCCTGCGACCGCGTGTTGCGCCGCTTGCAGGAACAGTCGCGGCTATTGCAGCGCAGCCACAGCTTCCTCTATATCGACATCGACAATCTGAACGCGATCAACGGCAATGCCGGCATCGACGCGGGAAGCGAAGCGCTGGCGCATGTCTGGCACGTATTGACAGGACAACTGGAGCATGCGGACATGGCGTTTCGTCTGGGCGCGGACCAGTTCGCCGTGGTCCTCGAGAATCGTGGCGTCGATGCCGCAGCCACGGTCGCCGAAACACTCCGTGACGCGGTCTCGCATGCGCCATTGCGCTGGGAGCGCCGTGACATTCGACTGAGCGTCAGCGTCGGAGTGACGCCCTTTGACGGCAAGGGGTCACCGTTCCAGATCATCAAGCGTGGCGAGGATGCCTGCCACGCCGCCAAGGCGGCCGGACGCAACTGCGTCCGTATATTCGAGTCGTTCATGGAACGCGGCGATAACAGCGGCGACGATGCGCAGTGGCTCAAACGCATACGCCACGGTCTGGATCGAGACATGTTCCACCTGACCACGCAGTGGATACAGCCGTATTCGGGCGCAGCGGCAGGTCGTGACGCCTTCGAGTTTCTGGTCGCGCTCGAAGATGAGGAAGGATTCTGGACCGCGGCCAGCCAGTTCCTGCCGGTGGCCGAACGCAACAATCTGGGACGGGAAATCGATCAATGGGTCATCAAGCACGCGTTCGCGATGCTGGCGCAGCGTCTGCCGAAAATGCCCAAGCTTGAATTCTGCAGTATCAACCTGTCGCCGGCTTCGCTGGACGCACCGGAAACGCTGGACCAGATCATCCAGCTATTGCAGACCTACCCCGAGCTTTCACCGAAACGTCTGATGTTCGAGATTCGCGAAGAAGCGGTGGCCGATCACCCGATCGCCGCGGCGCGCTTCTGCGAAACGCTGCGCGGCCTGGGCTGCCGCATCGCACTGGACCAGTTCGTGGGCCGGCGCGGCAACGACCTCGCACTGATCCGCACGCTGCCGCTGGACTACGTCAAACTCAGCGCCCGCCAGTTCCGCAAGATCAGCGAAGATCAGGTGGAACGCATGGTCGCCGAGTCGGTGCTGCGCCTGGCGCGCACTCTGGATCTGCGCACGATCATCACCGGGATCGAAGACGCCGCCTCGCTGCCCACCTGGAGCACGCTGGGAGCCGACTACTGCCAGGGCAATGTGATCGCCAAGGCGACACCGGTGGTCTTCGCCTCACCCAGCGTCTGA
- the sufB gene encoding Fe-S cluster assembly protein SufB, producing the protein MAAPSENIEALVRKQRDYKAGFFTQIDADTVPPGLDEAVIRQISIMKQEPEWMLEFRLKAYRRWLKMSIPEWAHVRHPPIDFQSISYYSAPKSMKDRPKSLDEVDPKLLETYTKLGIPLQEQEMLAGVAVDVVFDSVSVGTTFKKKLAEAGVIFCPISEAVHEHPELVRKYLGTVVPFGDNYYAALNSAVFTDGSFVFVPKGVRCPMELSTYFRINERNTGQFERTLIICEDAAQVSYLEGCTAPQRDENQLHAAVVELVALEDAQIKYSTVQNWYPGDENGLGGIYNFVTKRGDCRGARSRISWTQVETGSAITWKYPSCILRGDDSVGEFYSVALTNGLQQADTGTKMIHIGRNTRSNIVSKGISAGQGQQSYRGLVRMLAGAENARNYTQCDSLLIGDRCGAHTFPYTEVRNASAQLEHEATTSKIGEDQLYYCRSRGIAEEDAVSMIVNGFCKDVFKELPMEFAVEAQKLLQVSLEGAVG; encoded by the coding sequence ATGGCAGCCCCCAGCGAAAACATCGAAGCCCTGGTCCGCAAGCAGCGCGACTACAAGGCCGGTTTCTTCACCCAGATCGACGCCGACACCGTGCCGCCGGGTCTGGACGAAGCCGTGATCCGCCAGATTTCGATCATGAAGCAGGAACCGGAATGGATGCTCGAATTCCGGCTCAAGGCCTATCGCCGCTGGCTGAAGATGAGCATCCCGGAATGGGCACATGTGCGGCACCCGCCGATCGACTTTCAATCGATTTCCTATTATTCGGCACCGAAGTCGATGAAGGACCGCCCCAAGTCCCTGGACGAGGTCGACCCCAAGCTGCTGGAAACCTACACCAAACTCGGTATCCCGCTGCAGGAGCAGGAAATGCTGGCCGGCGTCGCGGTCGATGTGGTGTTCGACTCGGTATCCGTGGGCACGACCTTCAAGAAGAAGCTGGCCGAGGCCGGCGTGATCTTTTGTCCGATCTCGGAAGCCGTGCACGAACATCCGGAACTGGTCAGAAAGTACCTCGGTACCGTGGTGCCGTTCGGCGACAACTACTACGCCGCGCTCAACAGCGCCGTATTCACGGATGGTTCGTTCGTGTTCGTGCCCAAGGGCGTGCGCTGCCCGATGGAGCTATCGACCTATTTCCGCATCAACGAACGCAACACCGGGCAGTTCGAGCGCACCCTGATCATCTGCGAAGACGCCGCGCAGGTATCCTACTTGGAAGGTTGCACCGCGCCGCAACGCGACGAGAATCAGTTGCACGCCGCCGTGGTGGAACTGGTGGCGCTCGAGGACGCACAGATCAAGTACTCCACGGTGCAGAACTGGTATCCGGGCGACGAGAACGGCCTCGGCGGCATCTACAACTTCGTGACCAAGCGCGGTGACTGCCGCGGTGCCCGCTCCAGGATTTCGTGGACCCAGGTGGAAACCGGTTCGGCGATCACCTGGAAGTATCCGTCCTGCATCCTGCGCGGCGACGACTCGGTCGGCGAGTTCTACTCGGTGGCGCTGACCAACGGCCTGCAGCAGGCCGACACCGGCACCAAGATGATCCACATCGGCAGGAACACCCGATCGAACATCGTCTCCAAGGGAATCTCCGCCGGTCAGGGTCAGCAGTCCTACCGCGGACTGGTACGCATGCTGGCCGGCGCAGAAAACGCACGCAATTACACCCAGTGCGACAGCCTGCTGATCGGCGACCGCTGCGGCGCGCACACCTTCCCCTACACCGAAGTCCGCAACGCCAGCGCCCAGCTCGAACACGAGGCCACCACCTCCAAGATCGGCGAAGACCAGCTCTACTACTGCCGCTCGCGCGGCATCGCCGAGGAAGACGCGGTGTCGATGATCGTCAACGGCTTCTGCAAGGACGTGTTCAAGGAATTGCCGATGGAATTCGCCGTCGAAGCGCAGAAGCTGTTGCAGGTCTCGCTCGAAGGTGCGGTTGGCTGA
- the sufD gene encoding Fe-S cluster assembly protein SufD, producing the protein MSQIANVATDAYGRAFAALPRALREARSGAYARFERERFPGKRIEDWHYTDLSALNERDFAAAPAAEAPAVDALADAELLHFVNGRRIGGPARSDEAGSGLADDGVTALNAALYRDGADLEVSGSTPRRIHLYSWIGSGTKPAMVHLRHRVVLRRGSQATLFLDLHGDDSELLNTQVAEIEVEAGAHLTLVRLQSLGKASTDIARTEIRLGRDAQLRYLGVDLGGALARHDLNVQLAETGAEAHLNGIFAPADRTHADTHTRIIHAVPNTISRELYRGLVMDRAHAVFNGRIVVQPGAQKTDSEQHVACLLLSPRAEVNAKPELEIYADDVKCAHGSSCGQLDEQSIYYLRTRGLDPEAARTLLTYTFAYDALGTLADEPLRRRLGLALLSRLPNGHALEELLV; encoded by the coding sequence ATGAGCCAGATCGCCAATGTCGCCACCGATGCTTATGGCCGCGCCTTCGCCGCGCTGCCACGGGCTCTGCGCGAGGCGCGCAGCGGCGCCTATGCGCGCTTCGAACGTGAGCGTTTTCCCGGCAAGCGCATCGAGGACTGGCACTACACCGATCTCAGCGCGCTGAACGAACGTGACTTCGCAGCGGCGCCGGCGGCCGAGGCACCCGCCGTCGATGCGCTGGCGGACGCCGAATTGCTGCACTTCGTCAACGGCCGCCGGATCGGTGGCCCAGCCCGCAGCGACGAGGCGGGCAGTGGTCTGGCGGACGACGGCGTCACCGCGCTCAACGCGGCCCTGTATCGCGACGGCGCGGACCTGGAGGTCAGCGGGTCGACCCCGCGCCGGATTCACCTGTACAGCTGGATCGGCAGCGGCACGAAACCGGCGATGGTTCACCTGCGGCACCGCGTCGTATTGCGGCGCGGCAGCCAGGCCACGCTGTTTCTGGACCTGCACGGCGACGACAGCGAGCTGCTCAACACCCAGGTCGCCGAAATCGAAGTTGAAGCCGGCGCCCATCTGACGCTGGTCCGGCTGCAATCCCTGGGCAAGGCCAGCACCGACATCGCGCGCACCGAAATCCGGCTCGGCCGCGACGCACAGCTACGCTACCTGGGCGTGGACCTCGGCGGCGCCCTCGCCCGCCACGACCTCAACGTGCAACTGGCTGAAACCGGCGCCGAAGCGCATCTCAACGGGATATTCGCGCCGGCCGATCGCACGCACGCCGACACCCACACCCGCATCATTCACGCTGTACCGAACACCATCAGCCGCGAGCTGTATCGCGGCCTGGTCATGGACCGCGCACATGCCGTGTTCAACGGCCGCATCGTGGTCCAGCCGGGCGCGCAGAAGACCGATTCCGAGCAGCATGTTGCGTGTCTGCTGCTGTCGCCGCGCGCCGAGGTCAATGCCAAACCGGAGCTCGAAATCTACGCAGACGATGTCAAGTGTGCGCACGGCAGCAGCTGCGGCCAGCTCGACGAGCAGTCGATCTACTATCTGCGCACACGCGGCCTTGATCCGGAGGCCGCGCGCACGCTGCTGACCTATACCTTCGCCTACGACGCGCTCGGCACGCTCGCCGACGAACCGCTGCGCCGCCGACTCGGATTGGCACTGCTCAGCCGGCTTCCGAACGGCCACGCCCTAGAGGAACTGCTGGTGTGA
- a CDS encoding SUF system Fe-S cluster assembly regulator has protein sequence MLKLGKLTDYAIVVMTALAAEPDNSQSAHELARLTHVAEPTVGKVLKLLGKSGLVSASRGASGGYRLSRDPAAISIADVVRAMEGPIGLTECSAHGSDCAIEPSCGVRGNWRLISEAIREALGAVTLEQMAAPMTSMPAPRPALAAESPLRFHPSA, from the coding sequence GTGCTCAAGCTCGGAAAACTGACGGACTACGCCATCGTCGTGATGACGGCACTGGCCGCCGAGCCGGACAATTCGCAAAGCGCGCACGAGCTGGCGCGGCTCACGCATGTGGCGGAGCCTACCGTCGGCAAGGTGCTCAAGCTGCTCGGGAAGTCCGGCCTGGTGTCCGCGTCGCGTGGGGCCAGTGGCGGTTACCGCCTGTCGCGGGACCCGGCAGCGATCAGCATCGCCGACGTGGTGCGCGCCATGGAGGGTCCGATCGGACTGACCGAGTGCAGCGCGCACGGCAGCGACTGCGCCATTGAGCCGTCCTGCGGCGTGCGCGGCAACTGGCGTCTGATCAGCGAGGCCATCCGCGAGGCACTGGGCGCCGTCACGCTCGAACAGATGGCTGCCCCGATGACAAGCATGCCGGCGCCTCGTCCCGCTCTCGCGGCCGAGTCACCCTTGAGATTCCACCCTTCGGCCTGA
- the sufC gene encoding Fe-S cluster assembly ATPase SufC: MLEIKNLHARVEGKDILKGIDLTVKPGEVHAIMGPNGSGKSTLGHVLAGRDGYEITGGSVTFDDQALLELEPEERAALGIFLGFQYPVEIPGVTNMYFLKAAVNAQRKRKGEPEIDAMEFLAWVREQVKTVKMDVAMLHRGINEGFSGGEKKRNEVLQMLVLRPRLMILDETDSGLDIDALRIVSEGINAMRSPDRSVVLITHYQRLLDYVEPDVVHVLAGGRIVRSGGPELARELEDRGYGWLDNAA, translated from the coding sequence ATGCTAGAAATCAAGAATCTTCACGCCCGCGTCGAGGGCAAGGACATCCTCAAGGGTATCGACCTGACGGTGAAGCCCGGTGAGGTGCACGCCATCATGGGGCCCAATGGCTCCGGCAAATCCACCCTCGGGCACGTGCTCGCCGGCCGCGACGGCTACGAAATCACCGGGGGCTCGGTCACATTCGATGATCAGGCGCTGTTGGAGCTAGAGCCCGAGGAACGCGCCGCACTCGGCATTTTCCTCGGCTTTCAGTACCCGGTGGAAATTCCCGGTGTCACCAACATGTATTTCCTCAAGGCCGCCGTGAACGCGCAGCGCAAGCGCAAGGGCGAACCGGAAATCGACGCCATGGAATTCCTGGCCTGGGTGCGAGAGCAGGTCAAGACCGTGAAGATGGACGTGGCGATGCTGCACCGCGGCATCAACGAGGGCTTTTCCGGCGGTGAGAAGAAGCGCAACGAAGTGCTGCAGATGCTGGTGCTGCGGCCGAGGTTGATGATCCTCGACGAAACCGATTCCGGTCTGGATATCGATGCCCTGCGCATCGTGTCCGAAGGCATCAACGCGATGCGCTCGCCGGATCGCAGCGTGGTGTTGATCACCCACTATCAGCGCCTGCTCGACTACGTGGAACCGGACGTGGTGCACGTCCTTGCCGGCGGCCGCATCGTCCGCAGCGGCGGACCCGAACTGGCACGCGAGCTTGAGGACAGGGGCTACGGCTGGCTGGACAACGCGGCATGA